A stretch of DNA from Acidobacteriota bacterium:
CGGCGGTCCGGCCGATCGCGTCGGGCAGGTCGTCGAGCTCGATCTGCCGCCCGGAGGCGATGATCACCCCTCGCTCGATGGCGTTCTCAAGTTCGCGGACGTTGCCCGGCCAATCGTAGGCGACGAGTGCACGAAGGGCTTCCTTTGAGATGCCGTTGATGTGGCGGCCGGTCTTCTCTTTTGCCCGCTCAAGGAAGTGAAAAACGAGCGGGTGAATGTCCTCAACCCGTTCGCGGAGCGGCGGCAATTTGATCGGAAAAACCGAGAGCCGATAGAAAAGATCCCGGCGAAAGCGGCCTTCCTCGGCGGCCCGTTCGAGGTCAATGTTGGTCGCGGCGACGACGCGGACGTCGGTCTTGATCACCTTGTTTCCGCCGACGCGGGTCAGCTCGCCGTCCTGCAAAACGCGGAGCAGCTTCACCTGTGCCTGCATCGGCATCTCGCCGATCTCGTCGAGGAAAAGCGTTCCGCCATCGGCTTCTTCAAACCGGCCGCGGCGGTCGCTCCGGGCATCGGTAAAGGCACCTTTCTCGTGGCCGAAGAGCTCGGATTCGAGCAGCGTTTCCGGGATCGCACCGCAGTTGATCTTCACATATGGCCCGTCTTCGCGGCCGGAATTGAAGTGGATAAGGTTCGCCAGCAGTTCCTTGCCGGTGCCGCTTTCGCCTTCGATCAGCACGGTCGCGTTCGCATCGGCGACGTTGAGAGCAAGCTCGATCGCCCGCCGGATCGAGGGTGCCTGGCCGATGATCTCGCTCTGCCGCTGATGGAGCTCTGCCTTGAGCCGCATCACCTCGGCCGAGAGTTGGTCGCGTTCGAGCGCGGTGCCGATCTGGTCGGCGATGCCCTCGACCAACGCAACATCGTGCTTCTCAAACGACGTAACCTCGCCCCAAACGAAGCCGAGCAGACCGTAGGTCGCTCCGCCTACGCGGACCGGAGTCAGCAATGCCGCCTTGCCGCCGAGCGTCCGGTTAAAAATTATCTTGATGGGCAGCGGAAGTTGCGAATCGGTTAGCGACTTCGTTTTGCCGTCGCGGATCAAGTCGGCGACCGCCGGAAATGTATCGATCCGAAGCGAGCGGCCGTGTGCTTCGACCATCTTGAGGAGCTTGCCGGGCGTGATGCCCTCGGCCGTCTTGAATGATTGCAGCGAAATGCGTTCGCCGGCGTTATCGATAACGCCAAGCGCACCGTAATCGGCACCGACGAGGCTGATCGCCCGCTCGAGTGCACGGTCTGAGACCTCATTGAAATCGGAGTGCGAGTTGAGCGTGTTGGCTATCTCGAGCAGTGCCGTCGTCCGCCGCGATTCCTGCTCCTGCGTCACGTAAAGCCGGGTGTATTGATAGCCGATGGCGAGCTGCTGGGCGATGGATTCGAGGAACTGCACTTCCTCGTCGAGCCAGACGCGCGGCTTGCGAGTATCGTGGAGCCCGAGCAGCCCGATTACCTCGCCGCTCAGCCTGATCGGGATGATGAGCAGCGACCGCGTCTCAAGCGCCTTTGCAAAGAACTTGAGCGTCGCGTCCTTGGTCTTCGCGGTGTCGTTGATACGGATCGGTTTGGAGATATCAAATTGCGTGACGAGCCGCTTTGCATCGACCGGGATGACCGTGCCTTTGCTCGACGGGATCTTTGTATCCCGCCGCCACTCGTGGCTGATCCTTAGCTCTTTCTCATCAACGAGTTGGAGCACGTCGCAGCGGTCGGCCTCGAGCATTCGGCCGATCTCAGAAACGACGACGTTCAAGAAGCGTTCAAGGTCGATGCTCTCCGGCAGGTCGCGGGCCAGCCGCTCGATGATGCCCTCGCGGGCCTCGTGCATGTGGATCTTGCGTTCGAGCGAAAGTGCTCGCGGTTCGTCGAGTTCGATACGGGTCAAAGCCATAGTAAAGCCTAACCCGTAATTTGCGACGGCGGCGTGGCGATGTCAAGTTGATACACGTTTGCCCGGTGTGTCAGAGGGCTACACAGTCTAGTTCGATCTGGGTCGATTTGCCGCAGGTGGTGGCGTTTGCGGCGGTCGGGTTGGCCGGGGCTCGGGCGGTTTTGTGGTGTTCGCGGGCGGTTTCGTGTTGGAGCCCGTGGCCGTGTTCGCCGCTGCGTTTGCGTTCGAATTCGCATTTCGCTTGTCGTCGCCGGGCATTACGGTAAAGCTGACCCGCTTCTGGCCGGCCTCGGCTCTTTCAAGCAGTTCGAGGGCCTCGATGTTGTCAGCGTCAAGCTCGACCGACTTCTTGAGCACTCCGACCGCTTCGGAATATTTGGCGAGCTTGATGAGAACCGCTCCCAGTTCCTGCTGATATTCTGTGTCGTCCGGGTTGAGCTTTACCGCCTGCCGCAGTGCACGAGCGGCGTCTTCATCTTCATTGAGTTTGTTATACGACCGGCCGAGATTGTAATAGGCGTTGTGGTCTTCGTCATTGGCGTCGATCAGCTTTTTATATGCCTCGACCGCCTTTTCAAAGGCGAGCACGGACTGCGGTTTGGCCGGTTTTCCTTTTGAATTCGCCGGAGTTTCGGTCGGTTCGATCTGCTGCTCGGCGGCCATCTGGTCGCGAAATTCGATCAACGCATGAGCAATACCGAGCCTGAAATACGCCTCGGCGAGGTCGGGGTTTATCTCGACCGCCCGATTCAAAAGCTCGATCGCCTTTTCAGTATCGCCGGTTTCAAGCTGCTTGACGCCATCCGTCAAGGCCAGGTTCGCGTCAGTATAATCGGCGGCGTTTGCCATTGGCGTGGGTTCGGCGGCGACATTCGCATTCTCGGCCGTCGGCCCCGCGCCGGAACAGGCCGCGAAGAACGCAGCCGCAAACACCAAAACCACTGACGCCAAGACCTTGAACATAAAACTACCCCGGCGGAAATACGAACGGCCGGCCTGCCAAAAGGTGAATGTGAAGATGAAAAACGGTCTGCCCGCCATCCTCGTTCGTATTTATAACGACCCGATATCCCGACTCGGCAAAGCCCTTATCGCGGGCAATACTTGCCGCTGCAAGAAGCAGATGCCCGACCGAACTCCGGTCCATTCCGTCTGCTTTATCAAGAGATTCGATGTGCTGCCGCGGGACGATCAGGATATGCGTCGGGGCCTGCGGCGAGATGTCGTCAAAGGCGATACACTGATCGTCTTCATAGACCCTCGCCGACGGAATTTCCCCGGCAATTATTTTACAGAACAGACAATCTGGCATCGACATCGTCTTTCTATTTAATCACAACGGGACGGAGTAAATGAAACGATGGCGGGCCGGCTAGACATCGGCATTGAACGCACCTTCGTCCTTTATCCGTTCGATATCGGCACCGACCGCCTTCAGCTTTCGGACGATGGTCTCGTAGCCGCGGTCGATGTGGTAAACACGGTCGATCGTCGTCTCGCCCTCGGCACAGAGCCCTGCAAGCACAAGCGATGCAGAGGCCCTGAGGTCAGACGCGATGACGGGCGCGCCATTGAGCGTCGTCTTGCCGCGGACGGTCGCGGTATTGCCGGTGATATGGATATCGGCACCCATCCGGACAAGCTCCGAGGCGTGCATAAAGCGGTTCTCAAAGATCGTTTCGGTCACGTGCGAGACACCTTCGGCCTGCGTCATCAGCGCCATGTATTGGGCCTGCATGTCGGTCGGGAAGTCCGGGTGCGGCTCGGTCGTGACGTCGCGGGCAGAAAGCGGAGCTACTCCAAGCTGAACATGTAGCGAGGTCGGCGATGTCTGCTCGATGATAACACCCACTTCGCGGAGCTTTGCGATGACGGCCGTCAGGTGATCGGGGCGGCAACTCTCTATCTCAAGCTCGCCGCCGGTGATCGCCGCCGCGACGATGAACGTGCCGGTCTCGATGCGGTCGGCGATGATGTCATGCTCCGCCCCGCCAAGAGCCTCAACGCCCTCAATGGTCATCGTCTCCGTGCCGGCTCCGGCGATCTTGGCCCCCATTTTATTTAGCAGCTCGGCGAGATCCTCGATCTCGGGTTCGCGGGCGGCGTTGCGGATCACGGTCGTACCATCAGCGAGCGAGGCGGCCATCATCACGTTCTCAGTACCTGTTACTGTGACCTT
This window harbors:
- a CDS encoding sigma 54-interacting transcriptional regulator; amino-acid sequence: MALTRIELDEPRALSLERKIHMHEAREGIIERLARDLPESIDLERFLNVVVSEIGRMLEADRCDVLQLVDEKELRISHEWRRDTKIPSSKGTVIPVDAKRLVTQFDISKPIRINDTAKTKDATLKFFAKALETRSLLIIPIRLSGEVIGLLGLHDTRKPRVWLDEEVQFLESIAQQLAIGYQYTRLYVTQEQESRRTTALLEIANTLNSHSDFNEVSDRALERAISLVGADYGALGVIDNAGERISLQSFKTAEGITPGKLLKMVEAHGRSLRIDTFPAVADLIRDGKTKSLTDSQLPLPIKIIFNRTLGGKAALLTPVRVGGATYGLLGFVWGEVTSFEKHDVALVEGIADQIGTALERDQLSAEVMRLKAELHQRQSEIIGQAPSIRRAIELALNVADANATVLIEGESGTGKELLANLIHFNSGREDGPYVKINCGAIPETLLESELFGHEKGAFTDARSDRRGRFEEADGGTLFLDEIGEMPMQAQVKLLRVLQDGELTRVGGNKVIKTDVRVVAATNIDLERAAEEGRFRRDLFYRLSVFPIKLPPLRERVEDIHPLVFHFLERAKEKTGRHINGISKEALRALVAYDWPGNVRELENAIERGVIIASGRQIELDDLPDAIGRTADDTEAVNRHERAVAAADGSAKGIFIALPASMEQIERRAIEATLEYTDNDKSRAARLLDIGRKTLYRKLDQYETEE
- the murA gene encoding UDP-N-acetylglucosamine 1-carboxyvinyltransferase, whose protein sequence is MDKFLIRGGRPLSGTVKISGAKNSALPCLAATLLTPETVTLRNIPYVKDLITQRRLLEDLGATVLTPELRTHVVTAKNVDTYEAPYELVRTMRASVLALGPLLARFGKAKVSLPGGCAIGTRPIDLHLRAFEALGANVSLESGDVVATAPKGRLIGAEIAFEKVTVTGTENVMMAASLADGTTVIRNAAREPEIEDLAELLNKMGAKIAGAGTETMTIEGVEALGGAEHDIIADRIETGTFIVAAAITGGELEIESCRPDHLTAVIAKLREVGVIIEQTSPTSLHVQLGVAPLSARDVTTEPHPDFPTDMQAQYMALMTQAEGVSHVTETIFENRFMHASELVRMGADIHITGNTATVRGKTTLNGAPVIASDLRASASLVLAGLCAEGETTIDRVYHIDRGYETIVRKLKAVGADIERIKDEGAFNADV
- a CDS encoding tetratricopeptide repeat protein, with amino-acid sequence MFKVLASVVLVFAAAFFAACSGAGPTAENANVAAEPTPMANAADYTDANLALTDGVKQLETGDTEKAIELLNRAVEINPDLAEAYFRLGIAHALIEFRDQMAAEQQIEPTETPANSKGKPAKPQSVLAFEKAVEAYKKLIDANDEDHNAYYNLGRSYNKLNEDEDAARALRQAVKLNPDDTEYQQELGAVLIKLAKYSEAVGVLKKSVELDADNIEALELLERAEAGQKRVSFTVMPGDDKRNANSNANAAANTATGSNTKPPANTTKPPEPRPTRPPQTPPPAANRPRSN
- a CDS encoding histidine triad nucleotide-binding protein, whose translation is MPDCLFCKIIAGEIPSARVYEDDQCIAFDDISPQAPTHILIVPRQHIESLDKADGMDRSSVGHLLLAAASIARDKGFAESGYRVVINTNEDGGQTVFHLHIHLLAGRPFVFPPG